Proteins encoded by one window of Vibrio panuliri:
- the fre gene encoding NAD(P)H-flavin reductase has product MSIQCKVKSIESLASNTYRILLHPENPVPFKAGQYLMVVMGEKDKRPFSIASSPCRHEGELELHIGAAEHNAYALEVVEAMKVALAEGSSVTIDAPHGEAWVREESHNPILLIAGGTGFSYVRSILDHCIAQNKTNPIYLYWGARDISQLYAKAELKEIAANNANVHFVPVVEDAHQDWQGKVGNVLEAVNLDFDSLENFDIYIAGRFEMAGAAREQFTQNKQARSDRMFADAYAFI; this is encoded by the coding sequence ATGAGTATTCAATGTAAAGTAAAGTCAATTGAGTCCTTAGCATCTAATACCTATCGTATTTTGCTTCACCCTGAAAACCCAGTGCCGTTTAAAGCTGGACAATACCTGATGGTCGTCATGGGTGAAAAAGACAAGCGTCCATTTTCTATTGCTAGCAGCCCATGTCGCCATGAGGGTGAGCTAGAACTGCATATTGGTGCAGCAGAACATAACGCTTACGCTCTTGAAGTGGTTGAAGCAATGAAGGTGGCATTGGCGGAAGGCTCTTCAGTTACGATTGATGCTCCACATGGGGAAGCGTGGGTAAGAGAGGAAAGCCATAACCCTATTTTACTTATTGCAGGTGGTACAGGGTTTAGTTATGTACGTTCTATTTTGGATCACTGCATTGCACAAAATAAAACCAATCCGATTTATCTATACTGGGGCGCTCGTGATATCAGCCAGCTATACGCAAAAGCTGAGCTGAAAGAAATTGCGGCAAATAACGCTAATGTTCACTTTGTCCCAGTAGTTGAAGATGCTCATCAAGATTGGCAAGGGAAAGTAGGCAATGTTCTTGAGGCGGTGAATCTGGACTTTGACTCGCTAGAGAACTTTGACATCTATATTGCTGGTCGCTTTGAAATGGCAGGCGCCGCGCGAGAACAATTTACGCAGAACAAACAGGCGAGAAGTGACAGAATGTTTGCCGACGCTTATGCGTTTATATAG
- a CDS encoding 2Fe-2S iron-sulfur cluster-binding protein: MTHKVILLPSQVEFEVPQGQTVLEAALNNNIGFPHRCQVGACAMCMCKKVSGEVSYDLDPMLTEQEQQQGWIFPCLAHTESHLVLTFEE; this comes from the coding sequence ATGACACACAAAGTTATTTTGCTCCCAAGTCAGGTAGAATTTGAAGTCCCACAAGGGCAAACGGTGCTGGAAGCTGCGCTCAACAATAACATCGGTTTCCCTCATCGTTGCCAAGTCGGTGCATGTGCTATGTGTATGTGTAAAAAAGTATCGGGTGAGGTGAGTTATGACCTTGACCCCATGCTGACCGAACAAGAACAACAACAAGGCTGGATATTTCCCTGTCTAGCTCATACAGAAAGTCATTTAGTCCTTACTTTTGAAGAGTAA